Proteins co-encoded in one Streptomyces sp. NBC_01283 genomic window:
- a CDS encoding sterol desaturase family protein, with protein MPPNLPDVVLWSIPAFVLLTVVEIVSHRIHPAADGAEAGYETKDAATSVTMGLGSLVFDLLWKIPIVAIYTAVYALTPLRIPVLWWTIPLMLLAQDFFYYWSHRGHHVIRILWACHVVHHSSRKFNLTTALRQPWTSLTVWPFYVPLIALGVHPAALAFCSSANLVYQFWIHTERIGKLPRPFEFVFNTPSHHRVHHASQGGYLDRNFGGILIIWDRVFGSWVAETDRPVYGLTKNIATYNPLRVATHEYAAIAKDLRKATSWRERGGRLFRGPGWQPQPPVAPQGAPEPVTEPVTEPVPESAV; from the coding sequence ATGCCGCCGAACCTGCCCGATGTCGTGCTGTGGTCCATACCTGCATTCGTGCTGCTCACCGTCGTGGAGATCGTGAGCCACCGGATCCATCCTGCCGCCGACGGGGCCGAAGCCGGGTACGAGACGAAGGACGCCGCCACCTCCGTCACCATGGGGCTGGGCAGCCTTGTCTTCGATCTCCTGTGGAAGATCCCCATCGTCGCGATCTACACGGCGGTGTACGCGCTGACGCCGCTGCGCATCCCCGTCCTGTGGTGGACGATCCCGCTGATGCTGCTCGCGCAGGACTTCTTCTACTACTGGTCGCACCGCGGGCACCACGTCATCCGCATCCTGTGGGCCTGCCACGTCGTGCACCACTCCAGCCGCAAGTTCAACCTCACGACGGCGCTGCGCCAGCCCTGGACGAGCCTGACGGTCTGGCCGTTCTACGTCCCGCTGATCGCGCTCGGCGTGCATCCGGCGGCGCTCGCGTTCTGCTCGTCGGCGAACCTCGTCTACCAGTTCTGGATCCACACCGAGCGCATCGGGAAGCTCCCGCGCCCCTTCGAGTTCGTCTTCAACACCCCCTCGCACCACCGCGTCCACCACGCGTCGCAGGGCGGCTACCTGGACCGCAACTTCGGCGGCATCCTGATCATCTGGGACCGCGTGTTCGGCTCCTGGGTCGCCGAGACGGACCGCCCCGTCTACGGCCTCACGAAGAACATCGCCACGTACAACCCGCTGCGGGTCGCCACGCACGAGTACGCGGCGATAGCCAAGGACCTCAGGAAGGCGACCAGTTGGCGCGAGCGGGGCGGCAGACTGTTCCGGGGTCCCGGCTGGCAGCCGCAGCCGCCGGTGGCACCACAGGGGGCACCCGAGCCGGTGACGGAGCCGGTGACGGAGCCGGTCCCGGAGAGCGCGGTATGA
- a CDS encoding VIT family protein — MSDQVAGHDEAHGGALASRLNWLRAAVLGANDGIVSTAGLVVGVAGATGDRSTLLTAGLAGLLAGSMSMAAGEYVSVSTQRDSEKAALAMEKRELREQPEAELAELTGLLEQRGLSREVAREAAEQLTERDALRAHARVELGIDPDQLTNPWHAAWASFVAFTVGALLPLLAIILPPADWRLGVTVVSVLGALALTGWSSARLGSALVRPAVLRNMAGGALAMAVTYGAGALLGAVGV; from the coding sequence GTGAGCGATCAGGTGGCTGGACACGACGAAGCACATGGCGGCGCGCTCGCCTCCCGCCTCAACTGGCTGCGGGCGGCCGTGCTCGGGGCCAACGACGGCATCGTCTCGACGGCGGGCCTGGTCGTCGGCGTGGCGGGCGCCACGGGCGACCGCAGTACGCTGCTCACGGCCGGACTCGCCGGGCTGCTCGCCGGGTCGATGTCCATGGCCGCGGGCGAGTACGTCTCCGTGTCCACCCAGCGCGACTCCGAGAAGGCCGCGCTCGCCATGGAGAAGCGCGAGCTGCGGGAGCAGCCCGAGGCGGAACTGGCCGAGCTGACCGGCCTGTTGGAGCAGCGCGGCCTGAGCCGTGAGGTGGCGCGCGAGGCGGCGGAGCAGCTCACCGAGCGGGACGCGCTGCGGGCGCACGCGCGCGTGGAGCTCGGCATCGACCCCGACCAGCTCACCAACCCCTGGCACGCCGCCTGGGCCAGTTTCGTGGCCTTCACGGTGGGTGCGCTCCTCCCGCTGCTCGCGATCATCCTGCCGCCCGCCGACTGGCGCCTCGGGGTCACCGTCGTCTCGGTGCTCGGCGCGCTGGCGCTCACCGGCTGGAGCAGCGCGCGGCTCGGCTCGGCGCTGGTGCGGCCCGCCGTCCTGCGCAACATGGCGGGAGGAGCGCTCGCCATGGCGGTGACATATGGGGCGGGTGCGCTGCTCGGGGCGGTCGGTGTCTAG
- a CDS encoding acetoacetate decarboxylase family protein: MARVRYGARTEAEIAAARTASSKLPDIWSTGVVAVWESDPDAVAAVLPPPLKPTARPLVRANISKVDLPGYPLGAGSVAVAAEHDGVAGWYPLVMPMTHERALIGGREVFGEPKKLGEVEVERDGLVVRASLARHGIAFVEVRGAVSGDLPIPEPVQKTDFYFKFLPAVDGSGFDADPVLVHCVRNEKVRKLEGITGDVVLRESMYDPVADLPVRAVVEITIGEKTTDQKGRVAERVSAQALLPYIHQRYDDPQQILDGPPEGSL, encoded by the coding sequence ATGGCACGCGTACGGTACGGAGCGCGCACCGAGGCGGAGATCGCCGCGGCGCGCACCGCGAGTTCGAAGCTTCCCGACATCTGGTCCACGGGTGTGGTGGCCGTCTGGGAGAGCGATCCGGATGCGGTGGCGGCCGTCCTGCCGCCTCCGCTGAAGCCCACGGCCCGGCCGCTGGTGCGGGCCAACATCAGCAAGGTCGACCTGCCCGGCTATCCGCTCGGCGCGGGCTCGGTGGCCGTGGCCGCCGAGCACGACGGGGTGGCGGGCTGGTATCCGCTCGTCATGCCGATGACCCACGAGCGGGCCCTGATCGGCGGGCGTGAGGTCTTCGGGGAGCCGAAGAAGCTGGGCGAGGTCGAGGTGGAGCGCGACGGCCTGGTCGTCCGCGCCTCGCTGGCCCGGCACGGCATCGCCTTCGTGGAGGTGCGCGGCGCGGTCAGCGGGGACCTGCCGATCCCGGAGCCGGTCCAGAAGACGGACTTCTACTTCAAGTTCCTTCCCGCGGTGGACGGTTCGGGCTTCGACGCCGATCCGGTGCTCGTGCACTGCGTGCGCAACGAGAAGGTCCGCAAGCTGGAGGGCATCACCGGGGACGTCGTCCTGCGCGAGTCGATGTACGACCCGGTCGCGGATCTCCCGGTGCGCGCGGTCGTCGAGATCACGATCGGCGAGAAGACCACCGACCAGAAGGGCCGGGTGGCCGAGCGGGTCAGCGCGCAGGCGCTGCTGCCCTACATCCACCAGCGCTACGACGACCCGCAGCAGATCCTCGACGGCCCGCCCGAGGGGAGCCTCTGA
- a CDS encoding lysoplasmalogenase, translating to MTAAGRARLLLVAFGLVALGDLTALLADSGAVHAVFKPLLMPLLAAYVLTVKGPRLLTAALLCGWGGDVLLLFDADLAFLAGMGSFAAGHVCYLVLFRRHGTSRARGAWLVAAYATALVGTVAVLWPDLPPDMRGPVAGYSLLLTAMAFGATRLGLTAAAGGALFLLSDTLIATGVAEWPQAPRPDFWIMLTYIAAQFLLVNGVLAAQSEQTQPPRQPTRLTSESAPATRSAEPTPPPRPRAR from the coding sequence ATGACCGCTGCGGGCAGGGCGAGGCTGCTTCTCGTGGCCTTCGGCCTGGTGGCACTGGGCGACCTGACGGCGCTTCTCGCGGACTCCGGGGCCGTTCACGCCGTCTTCAAGCCCCTCCTCATGCCGCTCCTGGCGGCGTACGTGCTCACCGTCAAAGGCCCGCGCCTCCTGACCGCAGCGCTCCTCTGCGGCTGGGGAGGCGACGTCCTGCTGCTCTTCGACGCAGACCTCGCGTTCCTCGCCGGAATGGGCTCCTTCGCGGCGGGCCACGTCTGCTACCTCGTCCTCTTCAGGCGCCACGGCACGTCACGCGCGCGTGGCGCCTGGCTGGTGGCCGCGTACGCCACGGCCCTCGTCGGCACGGTCGCCGTGCTCTGGCCGGACCTCCCGCCGGACATGCGCGGCCCCGTGGCGGGCTACAGCCTGCTGCTCACCGCGATGGCGTTCGGCGCGACGAGGCTGGGCCTCACGGCGGCGGCCGGCGGTGCGCTGTTCCTGCTCTCGGACACCCTCATCGCGACCGGCGTCGCCGAGTGGCCACAGGCTCCGCGCCCCGACTTCTGGATCATGCTCACCTATATCGCCGCACAGTTCCTGCTGGTCAACGGCGTGCTGGCCGCGCAGTCCGAACAGACACAACCGCCCCGGCAGCCCACGCGGCTCACCAGCGAATCGGCACCGGCAACGCGGTCAGCAGAGCCGACACCGCCACCACGACCCCGAGCACGATGA
- a CDS encoding amidohydrolase family protein gives MTEERYTVISADCHAGADLLDYRPYLESRHHDAFDAWAATYVNPYEDLLADTADRNWNSDRRVTELEQDGIVAEVVFPNTIPPFFPSASLMAPAPTREEFEQRWAGLRAHNRWLADFCAAAPGRRAGVFQILLNDVDAAVKEIHWAADAGLHGGLLLPGTPPGSGLPELYSAAYDPIWAACAERGVPVNHHAGSASPPLGDEPAARAVFMVETTWFSHRALWHMVFGGAFRRHPELRLVLTEQGSGWIPGVLDMLDYYHGRLVAAASRTGTAESKFGAGLADSMGKGPSEIWRENCFVGASFMRPHEARMRDRIGLDKIMWGSDYPHDEGTHPFSREGLRIAYAGLPKDEIAAMVGGNAARVYGFDLERLGVVAARVGPTVRELDEPLKETPAGATSPVFASGGSVRVW, from the coding sequence ATGACCGAAGAGCGCTACACCGTCATCTCGGCGGACTGCCACGCGGGCGCCGATCTCCTCGACTACCGGCCCTACCTGGAGTCCCGCCACCACGACGCGTTCGACGCGTGGGCGGCCACCTACGTCAATCCGTACGAGGACCTGCTCGCCGACACCGCGGACCGCAACTGGAACTCGGACCGCCGCGTCACCGAGCTGGAGCAGGACGGCATCGTCGCCGAGGTCGTCTTCCCGAACACCATCCCGCCCTTCTTCCCGAGCGCTTCCCTGATGGCGCCGGCGCCCACCCGGGAGGAGTTCGAGCAGCGCTGGGCCGGCCTGCGCGCCCACAACCGCTGGCTCGCCGACTTCTGCGCGGCGGCGCCGGGGCGCAGGGCGGGCGTCTTCCAGATCCTCCTGAACGACGTGGACGCGGCCGTCAAGGAGATCCACTGGGCTGCCGACGCGGGCCTGCACGGGGGTCTTCTGCTGCCAGGGACACCGCCGGGCAGCGGGCTCCCGGAGCTCTACTCGGCGGCGTACGACCCGATCTGGGCGGCCTGCGCCGAGCGCGGTGTGCCGGTCAACCACCATGCGGGGTCGGCCTCTCCGCCGCTGGGCGACGAGCCGGCCGCGCGGGCCGTCTTCATGGTGGAGACGACGTGGTTCTCGCACCGGGCGCTGTGGCACATGGTGTTCGGCGGTGCGTTCCGCCGCCATCCGGAGCTGCGGCTCGTGCTCACCGAGCAGGGCTCGGGGTGGATCCCGGGCGTCCTCGACATGCTGGACTACTACCACGGTCGCCTGGTCGCGGCGGCTTCGAGGACGGGCACCGCCGAGTCGAAGTTCGGTGCGGGCCTCGCCGATTCGATGGGCAAGGGACCGTCCGAGATCTGGCGCGAGAACTGCTTCGTCGGGGCGAGCTTCATGCGCCCGCACGAGGCGCGGATGAGGGACCGGATCGGCCTCGACAAGATCATGTGGGGCAGCGACTACCCGCACGACGAAGGCACGCACCCGTTCTCGCGCGAAGGCCTCCGCATCGCCTACGCGGGCCTGCCGAAGGACGAGATAGCCGCCATGGTCGGCGGCAACGCGGCCCGGGTCTACGGCTTCGACCTGGAGCGGCTCGGGGTGGTCGCCGCGCGCGTGGGACCGACGGTCCGGGAACTGGACGAACCCCTCAAGGAGACACCGGCGGGCGCGACGAGCCCGGTGTTCGCCTCCGGAGGGTCGGTACGCGTCTGGTGA
- a CDS encoding SDR family NAD(P)-dependent oxidoreductase, giving the protein MELREGQVAVVTGAASGIGLAMARRFAASGLKVVLADVEEGALEKAAAGLREDGASVHARVVDVGSREQVFALADAAYETFGAVHVLCNNAGVGSGAEGRMWEHEPNDWKWAFEVNVWGVFHGIQAFVPRMIAGGEPGHVVNTSSGDGGIAPLPTASVYAVTKAAVVTMTESLYAHLKAEHARVGASVLFPGPHMLRTGLWESHRNRPERYAKSRPRKTPYRSLDQWESAMKEAGQEVEFTPVEQVADFVAEGIAADRFWLLPQSEHSDRQIKARSRSMLDRANPAYLESFILD; this is encoded by the coding sequence ATGGAGCTGCGGGAAGGGCAGGTCGCCGTCGTCACGGGTGCGGCGAGCGGCATCGGCCTCGCCATGGCGCGCCGGTTCGCGGCGAGCGGCCTCAAGGTGGTCCTCGCGGACGTCGAGGAGGGCGCCCTGGAGAAGGCGGCGGCCGGGCTGCGCGAGGACGGGGCGAGCGTGCACGCGCGCGTGGTCGACGTCGGCTCGCGCGAGCAGGTCTTCGCGCTCGCCGACGCGGCGTACGAGACGTTCGGCGCCGTCCATGTGCTCTGCAACAACGCGGGCGTCGGCTCGGGGGCCGAGGGCCGCATGTGGGAACACGAGCCGAACGACTGGAAGTGGGCCTTCGAGGTCAACGTGTGGGGCGTCTTCCACGGCATCCAGGCCTTCGTGCCCCGGATGATCGCGGGCGGCGAACCCGGCCATGTCGTCAACACCTCGTCCGGCGACGGCGGCATCGCGCCACTGCCGACCGCGTCGGTGTACGCGGTCACCAAGGCGGCCGTGGTGACGATGACGGAGTCGCTGTACGCGCATCTGAAGGCGGAGCACGCGCGCGTGGGCGCCTCCGTGCTCTTCCCGGGGCCGCACATGCTGCGCACCGGACTGTGGGAGTCGCACCGCAACCGCCCTGAGCGGTACGCCAAGTCCCGCCCGCGCAAAACCCCTTACCGCAGCCTCGACCAGTGGGAGTCCGCGATGAAGGAGGCCGGCCAGGAGGTGGAGTTCACGCCCGTCGAGCAGGTCGCGGACTTCGTGGCGGAGGGGATCGCGGCCGACCGCTTCTGGCTGCTCCCTCAGAGCGAGCACAGCGACCGGCAGATCAAGGCCAGGTCGCGGTCGATGCTGGACCGCGCGAACCCGGCGTATCTGGAGAGCTTCATTCTGGACTGA
- a CDS encoding TetR/AcrR family transcriptional regulator, whose amino-acid sequence MKSEETRTHPDRERGHLDREQVLAAATALVKQHGPQALTMRRLAAELGTAVTSIYWHVGNRESLLDALVDRTLADLGDIRPAGRTPDGRIVSVARALRRRLRDHPHLVAMVHERGLTERMFLPAQQVLVHEVHAAGLRGTRAADAVRAVQVHVVGHVLVERNRERAPVQSPGEEELWGARTAEQDPALARALARPVDPEALFTLSVKALVSGLLGPAAGGSTPDGDRIGHAADPRGGPGT is encoded by the coding sequence GTGAAGAGTGAAGAGACGCGTACGCATCCGGACCGGGAACGCGGTCATCTCGACCGGGAACAGGTGCTCGCCGCCGCCACGGCGCTCGTCAAGCAGCACGGCCCGCAGGCCCTGACGATGCGCAGGCTCGCCGCCGAGCTCGGCACCGCCGTCACCTCGATCTACTGGCACGTCGGCAATCGCGAGTCGCTCCTGGACGCCCTCGTCGACCGCACCCTCGCCGACCTGGGCGACATCCGTCCCGCCGGCCGCACGCCGGACGGGCGCATCGTCTCCGTCGCGCGCGCCCTGCGCCGGCGGCTGCGCGACCATCCGCACCTCGTCGCGATGGTGCACGAACGCGGCCTCACCGAGCGGATGTTCCTGCCCGCCCAGCAGGTCCTGGTCCACGAGGTGCACGCGGCGGGCCTGCGCGGCACCCGCGCCGCCGACGCCGTACGCGCCGTCCAGGTGCACGTCGTCGGTCATGTCCTGGTCGAGCGCAACCGCGAACGCGCCCCCGTGCAGAGCCCCGGCGAGGAAGAACTGTGGGGCGCGCGGACGGCCGAACAGGACCCGGCACTCGCCCGCGCGCTCGCCCGACCCGTCGACCCCGAGGCGCTGTTCACCCTCTCGGTGAAGGCACTGGTGTCCGGACTTCTGGGTCCCGCGGCCGGCGGGAGCACACCCGACGGCGACCGAATCGGCCACGCGGCCGACCCGCGTGGCGGACCGGGGACCTGA
- a CDS encoding amidohydrolase family protein has product MTDQDPYLIISSDCHAGLPTEEYRPYLDSRFHRDFDQFLGERDARRAEATRLGIRNDAFAAKWFQDNEEGLRGGWETAQRLKELDGDGVAAEVVFPDADAVDSQTAAPFGVGLGLSGDQDPELGMAGAQAHNRWLADFVSEHPERHCGVALLPITGEVDRVVAEVHRAKESGLGALMIPSMWVDKAPYHDRRYDPVWAAVAECAMPVVTHSGAAPRHEYGDHLGIYVSEVTWWPARPLWFMLWSGVFERHPGLKFGVAESGCWWLPNLLWFMDRLYLGAHGGKKLSPFAELKRPPHEYLDRQLFICATNTKRRELAQRYEIGVDNILWGSDFPHPEGTWPDTRAWLRKTFHDIPVGETRRMLGLAAAEVFGFDIQKLAPLARRIGPTPAELGQATDDAGRAAVEASWARSRDVGRHWLTDHDFPVLGADT; this is encoded by the coding sequence ATGACCGACCAGGATCCTTACCTGATCATCTCCTCCGACTGCCACGCCGGGCTCCCCACCGAGGAGTACCGGCCCTATCTCGACAGCCGCTTCCACCGTGACTTCGATCAGTTCCTGGGGGAGCGCGACGCCCGCCGCGCGGAGGCGACCCGGCTCGGCATCCGCAACGACGCGTTCGCCGCCAAGTGGTTCCAGGACAACGAGGAGGGCCTGCGCGGCGGCTGGGAGACCGCGCAGCGCCTCAAGGAGCTCGACGGCGACGGGGTGGCCGCCGAGGTCGTCTTCCCCGACGCGGACGCCGTGGACAGCCAGACGGCGGCGCCCTTCGGGGTGGGCCTCGGCCTCTCCGGGGACCAGGACCCGGAGCTCGGCATGGCGGGTGCGCAGGCGCACAACCGCTGGCTCGCCGACTTCGTGTCCGAGCACCCCGAACGGCACTGCGGTGTCGCCCTGTTGCCCATCACCGGAGAGGTGGACCGGGTCGTCGCGGAGGTCCACCGGGCCAAGGAGTCCGGGCTCGGCGCGCTGATGATCCCCTCCATGTGGGTCGACAAGGCGCCCTACCACGACCGGCGTTACGACCCCGTGTGGGCGGCGGTGGCCGAGTGCGCGATGCCCGTGGTGACCCACTCAGGGGCGGCGCCCCGGCACGAGTACGGCGACCACCTGGGGATCTACGTCTCCGAAGTGACCTGGTGGCCGGCGCGGCCCCTGTGGTTCATGCTCTGGTCGGGCGTCTTCGAACGTCACCCGGGGCTGAAGTTCGGCGTCGCGGAGTCCGGCTGCTGGTGGCTGCCGAACCTCCTGTGGTTCATGGACCGCCTCTACCTGGGCGCGCACGGCGGCAAGAAGCTCTCCCCGTTCGCCGAGCTCAAGCGGCCCCCGCACGAGTACCTGGACCGGCAGCTCTTCATCTGCGCCACCAACACCAAGCGCCGCGAACTCGCCCAGCGCTACGAGATCGGCGTCGACAACATCCTCTGGGGCAGCGACTTCCCGCACCCCGAAGGGACCTGGCCCGACACGCGCGCGTGGCTGAGGAAAACCTTCCACGACATTCCGGTGGGGGAGACCCGCCGGATGCTGGGTCTCGCCGCGGCCGAGGTCTTCGGCTTCGACATCCAGAAGCTGGCGCCGCTGGCCCGCAGGATCGGCCCGACGCCCGCCGAACTAGGCCAGGCCACCGACGACGCGGGCCGGGCGGCCGTCGAGGCGTCCTGGGCGCGCTCGCGCGACGTGGGCCGCCACTGGCTGACCGACCACGACTTCCCGGTACTGGGGGCGGACACATGA
- a CDS encoding CopD family protein: MVSSIQPSAEPGGEATAGAAAGTPLGTPGTSHRAPRRRPSTARAVAVLVLVAVAAAVPLLGPSAALSGTGEAEAPGTAGITFLRAVMFAALCVQLGEVYATRLARRVPGAPLDRAPRSWSTYAAVAGIVAALGLASVVATGNLVPHQLSDMDIGGLYASRDGRLALLEVNAFIVALLCSRSRRPSTAALPLAAVIAAEALRAHPPVEDTPLVGSGLTLVHLTCGVLWAGGLLQVLRMLRLWRTSAPGAGAAVLGLYARVAAVLLAAITVTGVCSTLRRMPPGTVLDQLTETAYGRTLLAKVLLVVAVAVLALLARRRLRRSADPVSAYSPARGEVIVLGVVVAVSALLTALPVPIRW, encoded by the coding sequence GTGGTGAGCTCCATACAACCGTCCGCCGAGCCCGGCGGCGAGGCCACGGCCGGCGCTGCCGCCGGGACGCCCCTCGGCACGCCGGGCACCTCGCATCGCGCCCCGCGCCGCCGCCCCTCGACGGCCCGTGCCGTCGCCGTGCTCGTCCTGGTGGCCGTCGCCGCCGCCGTTCCGCTGCTCGGCCCGTCGGCGGCGCTGAGCGGTACCGGGGAGGCCGAGGCGCCCGGCACGGCCGGGATCACGTTCCTGCGGGCGGTCATGTTCGCCGCCCTCTGCGTGCAGTTGGGCGAGGTGTACGCGACGCGGCTGGCCCGCCGGGTGCCGGGGGCGCCGCTGGACCGTGCGCCGCGGAGCTGGTCCACGTACGCGGCGGTGGCGGGGATCGTCGCCGCGCTCGGCCTGGCCTCGGTGGTGGCCACCGGCAATCTGGTGCCGCATCAGCTGTCCGACATGGACATCGGCGGTCTCTACGCGTCACGGGACGGGAGGCTGGCGCTCCTTGAGGTCAACGCCTTCATCGTGGCGCTGCTCTGCTCGCGTTCGCGCCGCCCGTCCACCGCGGCCCTTCCGCTGGCCGCGGTGATCGCGGCAGAGGCGCTGCGGGCCCATCCCCCGGTGGAGGACACCCCGCTCGTCGGCTCGGGCCTGACGCTGGTGCATCTGACCTGCGGAGTGCTGTGGGCGGGTGGCCTGCTGCAGGTGCTTCGCATGCTGCGCCTGTGGCGGACGTCGGCCCCGGGGGCGGGCGCGGCCGTACTGGGGCTCTACGCGCGCGTGGCGGCCGTCCTGTTGGCCGCGATCACCGTGACGGGGGTGTGCAGCACCCTGCGCCGGATGCCGCCGGGCACGGTCCTCGACCAGCTGACGGAGACGGCCTACGGGCGCACGCTGCTCGCCAAGGTGCTCCTCGTGGTGGCCGTGGCCGTCCTCGCGCTGCTCGCGCGGCGGCGGCTGCGCCGGTCAGCCGACCCGGTGTCGGCGTACTCCCCCGCGCGCGGTGAGGTCATCGTGCTCGGGGTCGTGGTGGCGGTGTCGGCTCTGCTGACCGCGTTGCCGGTGCCGATTCGCTGGTGA
- a CDS encoding S8 family serine peptidase, translating into MTAPFTRSRRVLALPLGMAVASAVAFLPGTASAQPDAAAQQNSPVSSVASALADGTSMSYVVNVRAGHGGSPSGKTSAYVKKAIAEAGGTVVIAYDRIGVIVVHSSDADFAKKIRGVKGVASAGATRTAPLSAQSDDALESERPLTAAEAKQAAGKAGAGQDELEPLQWDLPAIKADKAHEVSLGSSRVTVGVLDSGVDDTHPDITPNFDAKASASCLGGVPVQKDNAWRPVSGESDHGMHVAGTIAAAKNGTGVTGVAPGVKVASLKVAEPATGMYYTEAVVCGFMWAADHGVDVTNSSYYTDPWLFNCKTDDDQKALVDAVGRATRYAERKGAVNVAAAGNAKTDLAQDEILDDSSPDDTTPVPRTIKTKDCFDLPSQLPGVVTVSATGAKGIKSSYSNYGNGVIDIAAPGGDSTKYQTPDAPATDGRILSTLPGGKFGYKAGTSMASPHAAGVAALVKSAHPHASSAMVKALLYGEADAMKCTDPYDIDGDGKVDAVCQGGKNKNGFYGVGMIDALDAVRR; encoded by the coding sequence ATGACCGCACCGTTCACGCGCTCCCGTCGCGTGCTCGCACTTCCGCTCGGCATGGCGGTGGCCTCGGCCGTCGCCTTCCTGCCGGGCACGGCGTCGGCTCAGCCCGATGCCGCGGCTCAGCAGAACTCCCCGGTGTCGTCCGTCGCGTCCGCCCTCGCGGACGGCACGTCGATGAGCTACGTGGTCAACGTCCGCGCCGGTCACGGCGGTTCGCCGTCGGGCAAGACGTCGGCGTACGTCAAGAAGGCCATCGCCGAGGCGGGCGGCACCGTCGTCATCGCGTACGACAGGATCGGCGTGATCGTCGTCCACTCGTCGGACGCGGACTTCGCCAAGAAGATCCGCGGGGTGAAGGGCGTCGCGTCGGCCGGGGCGACCCGCACCGCGCCGCTGTCCGCGCAGTCCGACGACGCGCTCGAGTCCGAGCGGCCGCTGACCGCCGCCGAGGCGAAGCAGGCGGCCGGGAAGGCGGGCGCGGGCCAGGACGAGCTGGAGCCGCTCCAGTGGGACCTGCCCGCCATCAAGGCGGACAAGGCCCACGAGGTGTCGCTCGGCAGCTCCAGGGTCACCGTCGGCGTCCTGGACTCCGGCGTGGACGACACGCACCCGGACATCACGCCGAACTTCGACGCGAAGGCGTCCGCGAGCTGCCTGGGCGGTGTGCCCGTGCAGAAGGACAACGCGTGGCGTCCGGTGAGCGGGGAGAGCGACCACGGCATGCACGTGGCGGGCACGATCGCCGCCGCGAAGAACGGCACCGGCGTCACCGGTGTCGCTCCGGGCGTGAAGGTGGCGAGCCTGAAGGTGGCCGAGCCGGCGACCGGCATGTACTACACGGAGGCCGTGGTCTGCGGCTTCATGTGGGCGGCCGATCACGGCGTGGATGTCACCAACTCCAGCTACTACACCGACCCGTGGCTGTTCAACTGCAAGACGGACGACGACCAGAAGGCTCTGGTCGACGCCGTCGGGCGGGCCACCCGGTACGCGGAGCGCAAGGGTGCGGTGAACGTCGCGGCGGCCGGCAACGCCAAGACGGACCTCGCGCAGGACGAGATCCTCGACGACTCCAGCCCGGACGACACGACTCCGGTGCCCCGGACGATCAAGACGAAGGACTGCTTCGACCTCCCGTCGCAGCTTCCGGGTGTCGTGACCGTCTCGGCCACGGGCGCGAAGGGCATCAAGTCCTCGTACTCGAACTACGGCAACGGCGTCATCGACATCGCGGCGCCGGGCGGCGACTCGACGAAGTACCAGACGCCGGACGCGCCGGCCACGGACGGCCGCATCCTGTCGACGCTCCCGGGCGGCAAGTTCGGCTACAAGGCGGGGACGTCGATGGCGTCACCGCACGCCGCGGGGGTCGCCGCGCTCGTCAAGTCGGCCCATCCGCACGCGTCGTCGGCGATGGTGAAGGCTCTGCTCTACGGCGAGGCCGACGCCATGAAGTGCACCGATCCGTACGACATCGACGGTGACGGCAAGGTCGACGCTGTCTGCCAGGGCGGCAAGAACAAGAACGGCTTCTACGGCGTGGGCATGATCGACGCGCTCGACGCCGTCCGGAGGTAA